The following are from one region of the Stenotrophomonas lactitubi genome:
- a CDS encoding sensor domain-containing diguanylate cyclase, which yields MDEASRLLEIDRLGVLDTPPEPVFDAIVAAALAATGMPIGLISIVAAQRQWFKSSIGLGDVTETPRSISFCSHAIEQDELLEIRDARQDPRFASSPLVTAGHRVRHYAGIALTTAHGARIGTLCLLDTLPGVLSPSQRELMVHLGRVTTQVLEQRSALLRQIDQAQALHRDLKRSEDFLQRTNTAAKVGGWELDLDTREVRWTRETKQIHGVRSSYQPTFESALSFYRQDSRSIIQTAVQRCVEDGTPWEVQLPMSTADGRSIWTRVVGNRQQVEGHPRLVGAIQDVTEERAALDALEASEVRYRRLFHYSLGLICTHTLDGTLTSVNPAALQSLGYEERQIIGRSLCDYMPAERREVFNAYLKRIEANHTDAGVIELIAADGTLRYWAYNNVLDSEGQPPFVLGHAQDVTALRLQEQRLRELSLKDPLTQCHNRRYLHRLDEMTAGTWACLVFDLDDFKRINDAQGHRRGDAMLVEFAAFLKAPLSAGETVVRLGGDEFLVVLTASASERLPVLEGWYTTNAAQSPTAFSMGAAVSAPGESVADTIHHADSQLYDARARVRTQRRDD from the coding sequence ATGGATGAAGCTTCCAGACTCCTCGAGATCGACCGCCTGGGTGTTCTCGATACACCGCCTGAGCCCGTGTTCGATGCCATTGTTGCCGCCGCGCTCGCTGCCACCGGCATGCCCATCGGGTTGATTTCCATCGTTGCCGCGCAGCGGCAATGGTTCAAGTCCAGCATCGGGCTGGGAGACGTTACCGAAACGCCCCGCTCGATTTCGTTCTGTTCGCATGCCATCGAGCAGGACGAGCTGCTGGAGATTCGAGACGCGAGGCAGGACCCACGGTTCGCCAGCAGTCCGCTGGTCACCGCAGGGCACCGGGTACGCCACTACGCCGGGATAGCACTGACCACCGCCCATGGCGCACGCATCGGCACACTGTGCCTGCTCGACACGCTGCCCGGCGTGCTGTCGCCGTCGCAACGGGAATTGATGGTCCATCTTGGCCGGGTCACCACGCAGGTGCTTGAACAGCGCAGCGCACTGCTGCGGCAGATCGACCAGGCGCAGGCGCTGCATCGCGATCTGAAGCGCAGCGAGGACTTCCTGCAGCGCACCAACACCGCGGCCAAGGTCGGCGGCTGGGAACTGGACCTGGACACCCGCGAGGTACGCTGGACGCGCGAGACCAAGCAGATCCACGGCGTGCGCTCCAGCTACCAGCCCACATTCGAATCGGCCTTGTCGTTCTACCGCCAGGACAGCCGCAGCATCATCCAGACTGCCGTGCAGCGTTGCGTGGAGGATGGCACGCCCTGGGAGGTGCAGCTGCCGATGAGCACAGCCGATGGACGCAGCATCTGGACCCGCGTGGTGGGCAACCGGCAGCAGGTGGAGGGCCATCCGCGGCTGGTGGGCGCGATCCAGGACGTCACCGAAGAACGCGCTGCGCTGGACGCCCTGGAGGCGAGCGAGGTGCGCTATCGGCGTCTGTTCCACTACAGCCTGGGGCTGATCTGCACGCATACGCTGGATGGCACACTGACCTCGGTGAACCCGGCAGCGCTGCAGTCGCTTGGCTACGAGGAGCGCCAGATCATCGGCCGCAGCCTGTGCGACTACATGCCAGCCGAGCGCCGCGAGGTATTCAATGCCTACCTCAAGCGTATCGAAGCCAACCACACCGATGCCGGCGTCATCGAACTCATTGCCGCCGATGGAACGCTGCGCTACTGGGCCTACAACAACGTGCTCGACAGCGAGGGACAGCCGCCCTTCGTGCTGGGCCACGCCCAGGATGTCACCGCGCTGCGCCTGCAGGAGCAGCGCCTGCGCGAACTATCGCTGAAGGATCCACTCACCCAGTGCCACAACCGCCGCTACCTGCACCGGCTCGACGAGATGACCGCCGGAACGTGGGCGTGCCTGGTATTTGACCTGGACGATTTCAAACGAATCAATGATGCGCAGGGCCACCGCCGCGGCGACGCGATGCTGGTCGAGTTTGCCGCCTTCCTGAAGGCGCCTCTGAGTGCGGGAGAGACCGTGGTCCGTCTGGGCGGAGACGAGTTCCTGGTGGTGTTGACCGCATCGGCGTCCGAACGCCTTCCCGTACTGGAGGGCTGGTACACCACCAACGCAGCGCAGTCGCCGACGGCGTTCTCGATGGGCGCGGCGGTCAGCGCGCCAGGGGAATCCGTGGCCGACACCATCCATCATGCGGACAGCCAGCTTTATGACGCACGCGCACGGGTGCGCACGCAGCGGCGCGACGACTAG
- a CDS encoding DNA glycosylase AlkZ-like family protein: MPAPPTLDDLRRYAVARTLFTPTTLLTAIRRLGFVQADPIRAPARAQDLTLRHRVKGYQAGDLERRYSRLPIEEDFLVNYGFLPREHLALMHPRVSRRPWDASTRRKAAEVLAFVQERGAVHPREVDQAFAHGRVTNYWGGTSNASTHLLDGMHYRGMLRIARRDSGTRIYAVASHALAEGGKAARLQRATALIDLVVRKYAPLPSASLTYLARLLGYGAPHLSVEIQQALRLARERLAGGVIDGTSWYWPAEENPRSRRYQADEQVRLLAPFDPVAWDRRRFELFWGWVYKFEAYTPAAKRRFGYYALPLLWREQVVGWANVTVKDGALQPDIGFASASPMKDVLFRNALDDELERMTRFLTG, translated from the coding sequence ATGCCTGCCCCGCCAACCCTCGACGATCTGCGTCGCTACGCCGTAGCCCGCACGCTGTTCACGCCCACCACGCTGCTGACCGCGATCCGTCGCCTGGGCTTCGTGCAGGCCGATCCCATCCGTGCACCCGCGCGAGCCCAGGACCTGACCCTGCGGCACCGGGTGAAGGGCTATCAGGCCGGGGATCTTGAGCGCCGCTACAGCCGGCTGCCGATCGAGGAAGACTTCCTGGTCAACTACGGTTTCCTGCCGCGCGAGCACCTGGCGTTGATGCATCCGCGGGTGTCCCGCAGGCCGTGGGATGCCAGCACGCGGCGCAAGGCGGCCGAGGTGCTTGCGTTCGTGCAGGAGCGGGGTGCGGTGCATCCACGCGAGGTCGATCAGGCGTTCGCGCATGGCCGGGTGACCAACTACTGGGGCGGCACCAGCAATGCCAGCACCCATCTGCTGGATGGCATGCACTACCGCGGCATGTTGCGCATCGCCCGTCGTGACAGTGGTACCCGCATCTACGCCGTTGCGTCACATGCACTCGCCGAGGGCGGCAAGGCCGCACGCCTGCAGCGCGCCACCGCACTGATCGACCTGGTGGTGCGCAAGTACGCGCCGTTGCCTTCGGCCAGCCTCACCTATCTGGCGCGGCTGCTGGGCTATGGCGCTCCACATCTGTCCGTTGAGATCCAGCAGGCACTGCGGCTGGCGCGCGAGCGACTGGCTGGCGGCGTCATCGACGGAACCAGCTGGTACTGGCCGGCCGAGGAGAACCCCCGTTCGCGGCGCTACCAGGCCGATGAGCAGGTGCGGCTGCTGGCACCGTTCGATCCCGTGGCCTGGGATCGGCGACGATTCGAACTATTCTGGGGTTGGGTCTACAAGTTCGAGGCCTATACGCCGGCGGCCAAGCGTCGCTTCGGCTACTACGCGCTGCCGCTGTTGTGGCGCGAGCAGGTGGTCGGCTGGGCCAATGTCACCGTCAAGGATGGCGCTCTGCAGCCGGATATTGGTTTCGCCAGCGCCTCTCCCATGAAGGACGTTCTGTTCCGCAATGCGCTGGATGATGAACTGGAGCGGATGACGCGATTCCTCACCGGATGA